A part of Ziziphus jujuba cultivar Dongzao chromosome 8, ASM3175591v1 genomic DNA contains:
- the LOC132805132 gene encoding uncharacterized protein LOC132805132, which yields MVLLLWIGCVTVSGAILFLVMTRMLNGVLPKKSQINVWFEVNNQILNALFTLMCLYQHPKRFHHLVLLIRWKPKDVTTLREMYCKNGKKKPHGRAHIMVVIVLLLVNCFAQYTLCGLNWGYKRSERPAAGDGISLSVAIAGAAIAGVYTMMSSFGKEYDLEVDEEVQDQILINITRQAKHLGSFERRFSFASRNEHSWWSMNLNGMEGYLILGMIFL from the coding sequence ATGGTCTTGCTTTTATGGATAGGTTGTGTTACTGTATCTGGTGCAATCCTTTTTCTTGTAATGACAAGAATGTTAAATGGTGTCCTGCCTAAGAAATCACAAATAAATGTTTGGTTCGAGGTCAATAATCAAATCCTTAATGCTCTCTTTACCCTCATGTGCTTGTACCAACATCCAAAGCGGTTCCACCACCTAGTACTTCTAATCAGGTGGAAGCCAAAGGATGTAACCACACTAAGAGAGATGTACTGCAAGAACGGTAAAAAGAAGCCCCATGGCCGAGCTCACATTATGGTAGTTATTGTGTTACTCCTTGTGAATTGCTTCGCTCAATATACACTTTGCGGACTTAACTGGGGATATAAGAGATCTGAACGACCTGCTGCTGGTGATGGCATCAGCCTCTCTGTTGCAATTGCTGGCGCAGCAATTGCTGGTGTGTACACCATGATGAGCTCCTTTGGAAAGGAGTATGACTTGGAAGTTGATGAGGAAGTGCAGGATCAAATTCTCATTAATATCACTAGGCAAGCCAAGCACTTGGGATCATTTGAGAGGAGATTCTCATTTGCATCAAGAAATGAGCATAGTTGGTGGAGCATGAACCTGAATGGAATGGAGGGTTATTTGATATTGGGAATGATTTTTCTGTAG
- the LOC107414912 gene encoding protein AGENET DOMAIN (AGD)-CONTAINING P1-like has product MADEIGNYLEAGQEVEVINKVPNKHTMMLPAIIIQKGSDTAFLVEYKAASVAKPESSKIGSGSKRKSTGGVSREEVDVELLRPVPARESDDYEFRFAEKVDALFGEGWRYGVVVDVKKNLTFDIFLEFEKKPLKFALSEIRVHRDWVNGAWDPPLQEKQEMDVSVAAEETPKKKMKLSKGADVEVRSDEDGLQGAWFAATVVKTLGKDKFLIEHKNIMSNDKKELLTEEVDSQHVRPNPPECVAVDAFSLNEKVDAMYRDAWWEGEIIKVLRGGKYRVHFEGTGDRMTFEHSLLRQHQDWTDGKWVLASQATEDKSHKTDP; this is encoded by the exons ATGGCGGACGAGATCGGTAATTACTTGGAAGCAGGCCAAGAAGTTGAAGTCATCAACAAGGTTCCGAACAAACATACCATGATGCTCCCGGCCATCATCATCCAGAAAGGTTCGGACACGGCCTTCTTGGTCGAGTACAAAGCGGCATCGGTGGCGAAGCCTGAGAGTTCCAAGATTGGCTCCGGAAGCAAGCGCAAAAGCACTGGTGGTGTTTCCAGAGAGGAGGTGGACGTGGAGCTCTTGAGGCCCGTCCCTGCCAGAGAGAGCGACGACTATGAGTTCCGTTTCGCCGAGAAAGTCGATGCGTTGTTTGGTGAAGGTTGGCGTTACGGCGTCGTCGTTGACGTCAAGAAGAATTTGACGTTCGACATTTTCTTGGAGTTCGAGAAGAAGCCACTCAAGTTTGCTTTGTCGGAGATCAGGGTTCATCGCGACTGGGTTAACGGAGCTTGGGATCCTCCTCTGCAAGAAAAGCAAGAAATG GATGTATCAGTTGCTGCAGAAGAAACAccaaaaaagaagatgaaactAAGCAAAGGGGCAGATGTTGAGGTTCGTAGTGATGAAGATGGACTTCAAGGTGCTTGGTTTGCTGCAACTGTTGTCAAAACGTTGGGGAAGGACAAGTTTCTCATTGAGCATAAGAACATAATGAGCAACGATAAAAAAGAGCTTCTCACTGAAGAGGTTGATTCACAGCACGTAAGGCCTAATCCACCAGAATGTGTTGCCGTTGATGCTTTCAGTCTCAATGAAAAAGTTGATGCTATGTATAGAGATGCATGGTGGGAGGGTGAGATTATCAAGGTCCTTCGTGGGGGAAAGTATAGAGTTCACTTTGAAGGAACAGGGGACAGAATGACTTTTGAACACTCTCTCTTAAGGCAGCACCAAGATTGGACTGATGGCAAATGGGTGTTGGCTTCTCAG GCCACGGAAGACAAGAGTCACAAAACTGATCCATGA
- the LOC107414925 gene encoding large ribosomal subunit protein eL13z — translation MVKHNNVIPNGHFKKHWQNYVKTWFNQPARKARRRTARQKKAVKDFPRPTAGPLRPVVHGQTLKYNMKVRAGRGFSLEELKAAGIPKKLAPTIGIAVDHRRKNRSLEGLQTNVQRLKTYKAKLVVFPRRARKFKAGDSVPEELANATQVQGPYLPIVPEKPSVELVKVTDELKSFKAYDKLRVERTNKRHIGARLKKAAEAEKEDKK, via the exons ATGGTGAAGCACAACAATGTTATCCCTAATGGTCACTTCAAAAAGCATTGGCAGAATTATGTCAAGACTTGGTTCAATCAACCAGCCCGGAAAGCCAGAAGAAGGACTG CTCGGCAGAAAAAGGCTGTGAAGGATTTTCCCCGACCCACTGCTGGACCTCTCCGGCCAGTTGTTCATGGACAGACATTGAAGTATAACATGAAAGTCAGGGCTGGAAGGGGCTTTAGCCTGGAAGAGTTAAAG GCTGCTGGTATTCCAAAGAAGCTTGCACCGACAATTGGTATAGCAGTTGATCATCGCAGAAAAAATCGATCTTTGGAAGGTCTTCAAACTAATGTTCAGAGGCTCAAAACTTATAAGGCTAAATTAGTGGTCTTTCCAAGACGTGCTCGCAAATTCAAG GCTGGAGATTCTGTTCCGGAGGAACTAGCCAATGCAACCCAGGTCCAGGGACCATACTTGCCTATAGTGCCTGAGAAGCCATCCGTGGAGCTTGTGAAGGTAACTGATGAGTTGAAATCATTCAAGGCATATGACAAACTTCGTGTGGAGCGGACGAACAAACGTCATATTGGTGCCAGATTAAAGAAGGCAGCAGAGGCTGAGAAGGAAGATAAGAAGTAG